A stretch of DNA from Parvularcula bermudensis HTCC2503:
GCCCTCAACGAGGCGCGTCACGACTTCTTGATTGGGACTTGATCGGACGGCATGGCGGAGGATTTCCGTCACAAGTAGCGGCGTTTCCATCATCAGACCATGCATATCAAATCTCCCTCAACCGTGGCGCCGAGCGCCATCCTGATTATTTGTCTTATGGCCCTTTTTGTGGCCGAACAATGCAGGAGACGCAATCATAGCAGGGGGAACTTTACCCAGGGGCGGTGCCGAGAGATCCCTGCTTCGCGATTAGATCGCCGCCATCACTTCATCGAAGAGCGACCGCACAATGGCGGGGTCTTCGGGAAAATTGGCCTGGGCCCACCGCTCGGTGAAGTCCTTAAGCGCGTTCCCCACCATCGGACCGGCGGTCAAACCCGCCGCGATGAAATCCGCCCCGCGAACGGGCAATACCGGAACCGGCGCCGTCGTCAGAGCACGGACGATTTCCGCCTTCGCCGCCGCGGACAGACGACAAAGGGCGAGCCCCTCCTCGGCGGCAGGGCGGCCATAACTGAAGAGCACCTCCCTTGGGGTGGCGCCGGCTTCCCAGACCTTGGCAATCTCCGGCAGGGTCAGGGCGTGCGCGAGCACGCTAGTGGGCGGTTTGAAAGCCGATTGCAGCATGGATCGCGTCGCCGTCGGCCACAGCGCGGCCAGGCACAGCCCCGCTGACGGCGCCCCCTCCCGCGCGGCGTGGATCCGCGCGAAGCTCACGGGGTCGGGGGCAACCTGGATGATCGCGTCGAGTATCGGCCCCTTCGCCGCCTCGCTCAAAACTGTCGGGGCCCCCGCCGCGCAAAAGAGTCGCGACACCTCGCTCCAGATCCGTTCTTTAGAGAGATGAAGCAGGCCACCGGCCAACGCCTCGGACGCCTGCCATCCGGCGACGTCGAGAGTGCCGCCGAAACGAGCCGAAAATCGCATAAAACGGAGTATGCGGAGATAATCTTCCTTGATCCGTTGTGCCGGTCGACCGATGAACCGTACCCGCCGCGCCATCAGATCCGCCCGACCATCATGATAGT
This window harbors:
- a CDS encoding CCA tRNA nucleotidyltransferase, whose product is MTADPFAWARSGDAAKLLAILNEEGEARFVGGCIRDSLLGQPPGAAGHTDIDIATTLLPEETLKLLGRHGIRVIPTGLEHGTVTAVLSAVPFEITTLRCDVATDGRHATVSFTEDWEKDAARRDFTINALSLDKEGRLYDYHDGRADLMARRVRFIGRPAQRIKEDYLRILRFMRFSARFGGTLDVAGWQASEALAGGLLHLSKERIWSEVSRLFCAAGAPTVLSEAAKGPILDAIIQVAPDPVSFARIHAAREGAPSAGLCLAALWPTATRSMLQSAFKPPTSVLAHALTLPEIAKVWEAGATPREVLFSYGRPAAEEGLALCRLSAAAKAEIVRALTTAPVPVLPVRGADFIAAGLTAGPMVGNALKDFTERWAQANFPEDPAIVRSLFDEVMAAI